One Suricata suricatta isolate VVHF042 chromosome X, meerkat_22Aug2017_6uvM2_HiC, whole genome shotgun sequence genomic region harbors:
- the TCEAL2 gene encoding transcription elongation factor A protein-like 2, which translates to MEKICNGNEGMPENQGEMECKEQPQDMGKPEEACTLEDKEKLENEGKTNHEGKTENEEILKENEKPESVAKAKEGKPVREGKSVSERKPESQGNPKEEGKPVSEGNPVNKGQTKGEAGSKGEPREEKSESEGKPVNAGKPESQEKLKEEKPASEPKALGKRPAGDDVPRKAKRKTNKGLAQCLKEYKEAIHDMHLSNEEMIREFDEMARVEDEVKKTKQKLGGFMWMQKSLQDPFHPRGPRELSGGCRAPQRGFEDIPFV; encoded by the coding sequence ATGGAAAAAATCTGCAATGGAAACGAAGGGATGCCTGAGAACCAAGGAGAGATGGAATGCAAAGAACAGCCACAGGATATGGGAAAGCCAGAAGAAGCTTGTACTCTGGAAGACaaggaaaagttagaaaatgaaggaaaaacaaatcatgagggaaagacagaaaatgaggaaatcctaaaggaaaatgaaaagccagAGAGTGTGGCAAAGGCAAAAGAGGGAAAGCCAGTGAGGGAGGGAAAATCAGTCAgtgagagaaagccagagagccagggaaatccaaaggaagaaggaaaacctgTGAGTGAGGGGAATCCAGTGAACAAAGGACAGACAAAAGGAGAagcagggagcaagggagagCCAAGAGAGGAAAaatcagagagtgagggaaagccAGTGAATGCAGGAAAGCCAGAGAGCCAGGAAAAgctgaaagaagaaaagccaGCCAGCGAACCAAAGGCTTTAGGAAAGCGCCCAGCTGGGGATGATGTACCCAGGAAGgccaaaagaaaaaccaacaaggGGCTGGCTCAGTGCCTCAAGGAATATAAGGAGGCCATCCACGATATGCATCTGAGCAATGAGGAGATGATAAGAGAATTTGACGAGATGGCCAGGGTGGAGGATGAGGTGAAGAAAACCAAGCAAAAATTGGGGGGGTTTATGTGGATGCAAAAAAGTTTACAGGACCCCTTTCACCCAAGGGGCCCAAGGGAACTCAGTGGCGGTTGTAGGGCCCCACAAAGGGGCTTTGAAGATATTCCTTTTGTGTAA